In Salmonella enterica subsp. enterica serovar Typhimurium str. LT2, a single window of DNA contains:
- the rpe gene encoding D-ribulose-5-phosphate 3-epimerase (similar to E. coli D-ribulose-5-phosphate 3-epimerase (AAC76411.1); Blastp hit to AAC76411.1 (225 aa), 97% identity in aa 1 - 224), producing the protein MKQYLIAPSILSADFARLGEDTAKALAAGADVVHFDVMDNHYVPNLTIGPMVLKSLRQYGITAPIDVHLMVKPVDRIVPDFAAAGASIITFHPEASEHVDRTLQLIKEHGCKAGLVFNPATPLSYLDYVMDKLDVILLMSVNPGFGGQSFIPQTLDKLREVRRRIDASGYDIRLEVDGGVKVNNIGEIAAAGADMFVAGSAIFDKPDYKKVIDEMRSELAKVTHG; encoded by the coding sequence ATGAAACAGTATTTGATTGCCCCCTCAATTCTGTCGGCTGATTTTGCTCGCCTGGGTGAAGACACCGCCAAAGCGCTGGCTGCCGGTGCTGATGTTGTACACTTTGACGTCATGGATAATCACTATGTGCCGAACCTGACTATCGGCCCGATGGTGCTGAAATCCCTGCGTCAGTACGGTATTACCGCGCCTATTGATGTCCACCTGATGGTCAAGCCAGTCGACCGTATCGTGCCCGACTTTGCCGCCGCTGGCGCGAGCATCATTACCTTTCACCCGGAAGCCTCCGAACATGTTGACCGCACGCTACAGCTGATTAAAGAACACGGCTGTAAAGCGGGGCTGGTATTCAACCCGGCAACGCCGCTCAGTTATCTCGATTACGTCATGGACAAACTGGATGTGATCCTGCTGATGTCCGTGAACCCAGGCTTCGGCGGCCAGTCTTTTATTCCGCAGACGCTGGATAAACTGCGCGAAGTGCGTCGCCGCATTGATGCGTCCGGTTACGACATTCGCCTGGAAGTGGACGGCGGCGTGAAGGTGAACAATATCGGCGAGATCGCCGCAGCAGGTGCGGACATGTTTGTTGCGGGGTCGGCAATTTTCGATAAACCCGACTATAAAAAAGTGATTGATGAAATGCGCAGTGAGCTGGCAAAGGTAACTCATGGATAA
- the gph gene encoding phosphoglycolate phosphatase (similar to E. coli phosphoglycolate phosphatase (AAC76410.1); Blastp hit to AAC76410.1 (252 aa), 90% identity in aa 1 - 252), whose amino-acid sequence MDKLQNIRGVAFDLDGTLVDSAPGLAAAVDMALYALELPVAGEERVITWIGNGADVLMERALTWAREERATLRKTMGKPPVDEDIPAEEQVRILRKLFDRYYGEVAEEGTVLFPHVADTLGALHASGLSLGLVTNKPTPFVAPLLESLDIAKYFSVVIGGDDVQNKKPHPEPLLLVASRLGMMPEQMLFVGDSRNDIQAAKAAGCPSVGLTYGYNYGEAIALSEPDVIYDSFNDLLPALGLPHSDNQEIKND is encoded by the coding sequence ATGGATAAGTTGCAGAATATTCGGGGCGTCGCCTTTGATCTTGACGGCACGCTGGTGGATAGCGCGCCGGGTCTTGCCGCGGCGGTGGATATGGCGCTGTATGCGCTGGAACTGCCGGTCGCGGGCGAGGAGCGCGTGATTACCTGGATTGGTAACGGCGCAGACGTATTGATGGAACGCGCGCTGACCTGGGCTCGCGAGGAGCGCGCCACGCTGCGTAAGACGATGGGTAAACCGCCCGTTGATGAAGATATTCCTGCCGAGGAACAGGTACGTATTCTGCGTAAGCTGTTCGACAGGTATTATGGCGAAGTGGCGGAAGAGGGCACCGTTTTATTTCCCCATGTCGCCGACACGCTGGGCGCGCTGCACGCCAGCGGATTGTCATTAGGTCTGGTGACGAATAAGCCGACGCCGTTCGTCGCGCCGTTGCTGGAATCGCTTGATATCGCCAAATACTTTAGTGTGGTTATCGGCGGCGATGATGTGCAAAATAAGAAGCCGCATCCGGAGCCGCTGTTGCTGGTGGCAAGCCGGCTGGGCATGATGCCGGAGCAGATGCTTTTTGTCGGCGATTCGCGTAATGATATTCAGGCTGCAAAAGCGGCGGGCTGCCCTTCGGTTGGCCTGACATACGGCTACAATTATGGCGAAGCGATCGCTCTTAGCGAGCCGGACGTCATTTATGACAGTTTTAACGATCTTTTGCCCGCACTTGGGCTTCCGCATAGCGATAACCAGGAAATAAAAAATGACTAA
- the bigA gene encoding putative surface-exposed virulence protein (putative surface-exposed virulence protein BigA (gi|5081595)): protein MNPMQKKKLISIAIALTLQSYYIPAIAAENNDDEKECPSNISSLPKEKRAKLSPTCLATPENDNHWGWVAGGVAALVAGVAIGVENNGGGDSNHSYTPPKPDNGGDVTPPDDGGNVTPPDDGGNVTPPDDGGDDNVTPPDDSGDDDVAPPDDSGDDDVTPPDDSGDDDVTPPDDSGDGDVTPPDDSGDDDVTPPDDSGDDDVTPPDDSGDDDVTPPDDSGDDDVTPPDDSGDDDVTPPDDSGDDDDTPPDDSVITFSNGVTIDKGKDTLTFDSFKLDNGSVLEGAVWNYSEQDNQWQLTTADGKTLNVTGWDVTDANAAVIEGTQENGLYWKYDSRGYLIIADDNTTVISGDDQAHNSDRGMDISGQDRTGVIISGDRTVNTLTGDSSVTDGATGMVISGDGTTNTISGHSTVDNATGALISGNGTTTNFAGDIAVSGGGTAIIIDGDNATIKNTGTSDISGAGSTGTVIDGNNARVNNDGDMTITDGGTGGHITGDNVVIDNAGSTTVSGADATALYIEGDNALVINEGNQTISGGAVGTRIDGDDAHTTNTGDIAVDGAGSAAVIINGDNGSLTQAGDLLVTDGAMGIITYGTGNEAKNTGNATVRDADSVGFVVAGEKNTFKNKGDIDVSLNGTGALVSGDMSQVTLDGDINVVSVQDSEGVFSSATGVSVSGDSNAVDITGNVNISADYGQDDLAAGAPPLTGVVVGGNGNTVTLNGALNIDDNDLSATGGQYLDVVGLSVTGDDNDVEIDGGINITHSEDPLDGTSADITGISVSGNSTVTLNGHSTIDTNTVVGGHVVLARVNNGGSLILGDDSVVDVNVSYIPTGYYTYNALLMADGEGTSIENKGDITSHGVYSVIRADNGSEVSNSGDILVYATSSNSSEDRAAITRASGEGSAVHNKAGGDITLISDQTPQGSGGIEVYPLKWYTHTFYAMMASDYGDVVNDEGATIHLQGAGVYGVTASRGKALNEGNIYLDGLVPTLDDENNITSTSYWQPSSLYLTSSGMVAGSTDADGDATAINTGNITVNNAGFGMMALNGGTAINQGVITLTADDGVTGQADELVGMAALNGGVVINDTSGVINIDADYGQAFLSDSSSYIINNGSINLNGSPMDDTDSHMGGTPTDKIWIQSLPGSGDSDTRTSDTGFFTAGTLANYGTETLNGDVDVNGGWLYNEAGASLTVNGTVTINGGANALANYGTLDADAISTWHSLFNEADGSITTDLLTLNGDVTFYNNGDFTGSIAGTSYQQEIVNTGDMTVAEDGKSLVSGSFYFYNEEDATLTNSGSAVEGGENTIINLTRANDSLTQVNSGTITATNGYSAITTVNGSNDPKWIWNTATGVINGINPDAPLINLGRGYNFGNQGTINVQGDNAVAISGGTSSYVINLVNSGTINVGTEQGKEDGTNGTGLIGIKGNGNATTINNTADGVINVYADDSYAFGGKTKAIINNGEINLLCDSGCDIYAPGTTGTQNDHNGTADIVIPDATTAPTEGSIPTPPADPNAPQQLSNYIVGTNADGSSGTLKANNLVIGDNVKVDTGFTSGTADTTVVVDNAFTGSNIQGADNITSTSVVWNAQGSQDADGNVDVTMTKNAYADVATDSSVSDVAQALDAGYTNNELYTSLNVGTTAELNSALKQVSGAQATTVFREARVLSNRFTMLADAAPQIKDGLAFNVVAKGDPRAELGNDTQYDMLALRQTLDLTASQNLTLEYGIARLDGDGSKTAGDNGLTGGYSQFFGLKHSMAFDEGLAWNNSLRYDVHNLDSSRSVAYGDVNKIADSDMRQQYLEFRSEGAKTFTMMGDALKVTPYAGVKFRHTMEDGYKERSAGDFNLSMNSGNETAVDSIVGLKLDYAGKDGWSATATLEGGPNLSYSKSQRTASLQGAAGQSFGVDDGQKGGGVNGLATIGVKYSSNDTALHLDAYQWKEDGISDKGFMLNVKKTFR from the coding sequence ATGAACCCTATGCAAAAGAAAAAACTTATTTCTATCGCTATCGCTTTAACGCTACAAAGTTATTACATTCCGGCCATCGCCGCAGAAAATAACGATGATGAAAAAGAATGTCCCAGTAATATCTCCTCCCTGCCTAAAGAAAAACGCGCAAAACTCTCACCGACCTGCCTTGCTACACCTGAAAATGATAATCACTGGGGCTGGGTTGCTGGCGGCGTTGCTGCATTGGTCGCAGGTGTGGCTATTGGCGTTGAAAATAACGGTGGCGGAGATTCTAATCATTCTTATACCCCCCCTAAGCCCGATAATGGCGGCGACGTCACCCCGCCCGACGATGGCGGCAACGTCACCCCGCCCGACGATGGCGGCAACGTCACCCCGCCCGACGATGGCGGCGATGACAATGTGACCCCGCCCGACGATAGTGGCGATGACGATGTGGCCCCGCCTGACGATAGCGGCGATGACGATGTAACCCCGCCCGACGATAGCGGCGATGATGATGTGACCCCGCCCGACGATAGCGGCGATGGCGATGTGACCCCGCCCGACGATAGCGGCGATGACGATGTAACCCCGCCCGACGATAGCGGCGATGACGATGTGACCCCGCCTGACGATAGCGGCGATGACGATGTAACCCCGCCCGACGATAGCGGCGATGACGATGTGACCCCGCCCGATGATAGCGGCGATGACGATGTAACCCCGCCCGATGATAGCGGCGATGACGACGACACGCCCCCAGATGACTCTGTTATTACCTTCAGCAACGGCGTCACCATCGATAAAGGCAAAGACACCCTGACCTTCGACAGCTTCAAACTGGATAACGGCAGCGTTCTTGAGGGTGCCGTGTGGAATTATTCAGAACAGGACAACCAGTGGCAGCTCACCACCGCGGACGGTAAAACGCTGAACGTCACCGGCTGGGACGTGACCGACGCCAATGCCGCCGTGATTGAAGGCACCCAGGAAAACGGTCTCTACTGGAAGTACGACAGCCGGGGCTATCTGATTATTGCCGACGATAACACCACCGTTATCAGCGGCGATGACCAGGCGCATAATTCCGATCGCGGCATGGATATCAGCGGCCAGGATCGCACCGGCGTGATTATTTCCGGCGATAGAACCGTCAACACGCTCACCGGGGACTCCAGTGTGACCGACGGTGCCACCGGCATGGTTATCTCCGGTGACGGCACCACCAACACCATTTCGGGCCACTCCACGGTGGACAACGCCACCGGCGCGCTGATTTCCGGCAACGGCACCACCACCAATTTCGCCGGTGACATTGCCGTGAGCGGCGGCGGCACCGCCATCATCATCGACGGCGACAACGCCACGATTAAGAATACCGGTACCTCTGACATCAGCGGCGCAGGCTCCACCGGCACCGTCATTGACGGCAATAACGCCCGCGTCAACAATGACGGTGATATGACCATCACCGACGGCGGCACCGGCGGCCACATTACCGGCGACAACGTGGTTATCGATAACGCCGGGAGCACTACCGTCAGCGGCGCAGACGCCACGGCGCTGTATATCGAAGGCGACAACGCGCTCGTTATCAACGAAGGTAATCAAACTATCTCTGGCGGCGCCGTCGGTACGCGCATTGACGGCGACGACGCCCATACCACCAATACCGGTGATATCGCGGTGGATGGCGCGGGCTCTGCCGCCGTGATTATCAACGGCGACAACGGCAGCCTGACCCAGGCGGGCGATCTGCTGGTCACCGACGGCGCGATGGGCATCATCACCTATGGCACCGGAAATGAAGCAAAAAATACCGGCAACGCCACCGTACGTGATGCGGACTCGGTGGGTTTTGTGGTTGCAGGCGAAAAAAACACCTTCAAAAACAAAGGGGATATTGACGTCAGCCTTAACGGCACCGGCGCGCTGGTGAGCGGCGATATGTCGCAGGTTACGCTGGATGGCGATATTAACGTTGTCTCAGTCCAGGACAGCGAAGGCGTGTTTAGCTCAGCGACAGGGGTGAGCGTGAGCGGCGACAGCAACGCCGTTGATATCACCGGCAACGTAAATATCAGCGCCGACTACGGGCAGGATGATCTGGCTGCCGGGGCTCCCCCGTTAACCGGCGTTGTCGTCGGCGGTAACGGCAATACCGTTACCCTTAATGGCGCGCTGAATATTGATGACAACGATCTGTCCGCCACCGGCGGACAATACCTGGACGTTGTTGGCCTGAGCGTAACAGGTGATGATAACGACGTTGAGATTGACGGCGGTATTAATATCACCCACAGCGAGGATCCACTTGATGGAACCTCTGCAGACATTACCGGCATCAGCGTCAGCGGTAACAGTACCGTTACGCTAAACGGTCATTCTACCATTGATACCAACACGGTAGTGGGGGGGCACGTTGTACTGGCGCGGGTCAACAACGGCGGCTCCCTGATTCTGGGTGATGACTCAGTTGTTGACGTTAATGTCAGTTATATACCCACAGGCTATTACACCTACAACGCGTTGCTGATGGCTGATGGCGAAGGCACATCAATTGAAAATAAAGGCGATATTACAAGCCATGGCGTGTATTCCGTCATTCGCGCAGATAACGGCTCGGAAGTCAGCAACAGCGGAGATATTCTGGTCTACGCGACCAGTAGCAACAGTAGTGAGGATCGTGCAGCCATCACAAGGGCTAGTGGCGAGGGATCGGCTGTTCATAACAAAGCCGGCGGCGATATCACCCTCATTTCTGATCAGACGCCGCAGGGCAGTGGCGGTATTGAAGTATACCCATTGAAATGGTACACCCACACCTTTTACGCCATGATGGCTTCGGATTATGGCGATGTCGTTAACGATGAGGGCGCCACGATCCATTTGCAGGGGGCAGGTGTATATGGCGTTACCGCCAGCCGAGGTAAAGCACTAAACGAAGGCAATATCTATCTGGATGGCCTTGTCCCGACGCTGGACGATGAAAATAACATCACCAGCACCAGCTACTGGCAGCCATCATCGCTCTATCTCACCAGCTCAGGAATGGTGGCGGGTTCCACCGATGCCGATGGCGACGCCACCGCCATCAACACCGGCAACATTACCGTCAACAACGCCGGGTTCGGCATGATGGCGCTTAATGGCGGCACCGCCATTAACCAGGGCGTGATCACCCTGACCGCCGATGACGGCGTGACCGGTCAGGCAGACGAGCTGGTCGGGATGGCGGCGCTCAACGGCGGCGTCGTCATCAACGACACCAGCGGCGTGATTAACATCGACGCCGATTACGGCCAGGCGTTTCTGAGCGACAGTTCCAGCTACATCATCAATAACGGCTCTATCAACCTTAACGGCAGCCCGATGGATGATACTGATTCACACATGGGCGGCACGCCAACGGACAAAATCTGGATTCAGTCTCTGCCCGGCAGCGGCGACAGCGACACCAGGACCTCCGACACAGGTTTCTTCACCGCCGGTACGCTGGCCAACTACGGTACTGAAACCCTGAACGGCGATGTGGACGTTAACGGGGGCTGGCTGTACAACGAAGCGGGCGCCTCGCTCACCGTCAACGGCACCGTGACGATTAACGGCGGGGCTAACGCGCTGGCTAACTACGGGACGCTGGACGCGGACGCTATTTCCACCTGGCACAGCCTCTTTAATGAAGCGGACGGCAGCATCACCACCGATCTGTTAACCCTTAATGGCGACGTCACTTTTTACAATAACGGCGATTTCACCGGCTCCATAGCGGGCACCAGCTACCAGCAGGAAATCGTCAATACTGGCGATATGACGGTGGCGGAAGATGGCAAATCGCTGGTCAGCGGCAGCTTCTATTTCTATAACGAAGAGGACGCTACGCTTACCAACAGCGGCAGCGCGGTGGAAGGCGGCGAGAACACCATCATCAATCTGACGCGCGCCAACGATTCGCTGACCCAGGTGAACAGCGGCACCATCACCGCCACTAACGGTTACAGCGCCATCACCACGGTCAACGGCAGCAATGACCCCAAATGGATCTGGAACACCGCAACCGGCGTGATTAACGGTATTAACCCGGATGCGCCGCTAATCAATTTGGGCCGCGGCTATAACTTCGGCAACCAGGGCACTATCAACGTGCAGGGCGATAACGCCGTGGCGATTAGCGGCGGCACCAGCAGTTATGTCATTAACCTGGTCAATAGCGGCACCATCAACGTCGGTACCGAGCAGGGCAAGGAGGACGGCACCAACGGCACCGGGCTTATCGGCATCAAGGGCAACGGTAATGCCACCACCATAAACAACACCGCAGACGGCGTGATCAACGTTTACGCGGATGACTCGTATGCGTTTGGCGGCAAGACCAAAGCCATCATCAACAACGGCGAAATCAACCTGCTGTGCGACAGCGGCTGCGACATCTACGCGCCGGGTACTACGGGCACGCAGAACGACCATAACGGGACAGCGGACATCGTCATCCCGGATGCGACTACCGCCCCGACCGAGGGCAGCATCCCGACGCCGCCAGCGGATCCCAACGCGCCGCAGCAGCTCTCCAACTATATTGTTGGCACCAACGCCGACGGTAGCTCCGGTACGCTGAAAGCCAATAACCTGGTGATTGGCGACAACGTGAAGGTGGATACCGGCTTTACCAGCGGTACGGCGGATACCACCGTGGTGGTGGATAACGCCTTCACCGGCAGCAATATCCAGGGCGCGGACAACATCACTTCCACCAGCGTGGTGTGGAACGCCCAGGGTAGCCAGGATGCCGACGGCAACGTTGACGTCACCATGACCAAAAACGCCTATGCCGATGTGGCGACCGACAGCTCGGTAAGCGACGTGGCGCAGGCGCTGGACGCCGGTTACACCAACAACGAGCTGTACACCAGCCTTAATGTGGGGACTACCGCCGAGCTGAACAGCGCACTCAAGCAGGTGAGCGGTGCTCAAGCCACCACGGTATTCCGTGAAGCGCGTGTACTCAGCAACCGCTTTACCATGCTGGCCGACGCCGCGCCGCAAATTAAAGATGGTCTGGCGTTCAACGTGGTGGCGAAAGGCGACCCACGTGCGGAGCTGGGCAACGACACCCAGTACGACATGCTGGCATTACGCCAGACGTTGGATCTCACCGCCAGCCAGAATCTGACGCTGGAGTACGGTATTGCGCGTCTGGATGGCGACGGTTCGAAAACTGCGGGCGATAACGGCCTGACAGGCGGCTACAGCCAGTTCTTTGGCCTGAAGCACAGCATGGCGTTTGATGAAGGTCTGGCGTGGAACAACAGCCTACGCTATGACGTGCATAACCTCGACAGCAGCCGTTCTGTTGCCTATGGCGATGTCAACAAAATTGCCGATTCCGACATGCGTCAGCAGTACCTTGAGTTTCGCAGTGAAGGGGCGAAAACTTTCACCATGATGGGCGATGCGCTGAAAGTCACGCCGTATGCCGGGGTGAAATTCCGTCACACCATGGAAGATGGCTACAAAGAGCGCAGCGCCGGAGATTTTAACCTGTCGATGAACTCTGGCAACGAAACGGCGGTAGACTCTATTGTCGGCCTGAAGCTGGATTACGCCGGGAAAGACGGCTGGAGCGCCACCGCTACCCTGGAAGGTGGCCCGAACCTGAGCTACAGCAAGAGCCAGCGTACAGCGTCATTACAGGGTGCGGCGGGTCAATCGTTCGGCGTGGATGACGGTCAAAAAGGCGGCGGCGTTAATGGTCTGGCAACCATCGGCGTGAAATACAGCAGCAATGATACCGCGCTACATCTGGATGCCTACCAGTGGAAGGAAGACGGTATCAGCGATAAAGGCTTTATGCTTAACGTTAAGAAAACATTTCGTTAA
- the tnpA_5 gene encoding transposase for IS200 (transposase for insertion sequence element IS200 (SW:T200_SALTY)), producing MGDEKSLAHTRWNCKYHIVFAPKYRRQAFYGEKRRAVGSILRKLCEWKNVRILEAECCADHIHMLLEIPPKMSVSSFMGYLKGKSSLMLYEQFGDLKFKYRNREFWCRGYYVDTVGKNTAKIQDYIKHQLEEDKMGEQLSIPYPGSPFTGRK from the coding sequence ATGGGGGACGAAAAGAGCTTAGCGCACACCCGATGGAACTGTAAATATCACATAGTTTTCGCGCCCAAATACCGAAGACAAGCGTTCTATGGAGAGAAGCGTAGGGCAGTAGGCAGCATATTAAGAAAATTGTGTGAATGGAAAAACGTACGAATTCTGGAAGCAGAATGTTGTGCAGATCATATTCACATGCTTCTGGAGATCCCGCCGAAGATGAGTGTGTCGAGTTTCATGGGATATCTGAAGGGTAAAAGTAGTCTGATGCTTTACGAGCAGTTTGGGGATCTAAAATTCAAATACAGGAACAGGGAGTTCTGGTGCAGAGGGTACTATGTCGATACGGTGGGTAAGAACACGGCGAAGATACAGGACTACATAAAGCACCAGCTTGAAGAGGATAAAATGGGTGAGCAATTATCGATCCCGTATCCGGGCAGCCCGTTTACGGGCCGTAAGTAA
- the yhfL gene encoding putative outer membrane lipoprotein (similar to E. coli orf, hypothetical protein (AAC76394.1); Blastp hit to AAC76394.1 (55 aa), 81% identity in aa 1 - 54) — protein sequence MFKFVKIAVVAGVLATLTACTGHIENKKNNCSYDYLLHPAISISKIIGGCGPAADQ from the coding sequence ATGTTTAAATTTGTAAAAATTGCCGTTGTGGCAGGGGTTCTGGCGACGCTCACTGCTTGTACTGGTCATATCGAAAACAAAAAAAATAACTGCAGCTACGATTATTTGCTGCACCCTGCAATTTCTATTTCTAAAATTATTGGCGGTTGCGGCCCGGCTGCCGATCAATAA
- the trpS gene encoding tryptophan tRNA synthetase (similar to E. coli tryptophan tRNA synthetase (AAC76409.1); Blastp hit to AAC76409.1 (334 aa), 96% identity in aa 1 - 334), with the protein MTKPIVFSGAQPSGELTIGNYMGALRQWVNMQDDYHCIYCIVDQHAITVRQDAQQLRKATLDTLALYLACGIDPEKSTIFVQSHVPEHAQLGWALNCYTYFGELSRMTQFKDKSARYAENINAGLFDYPVLMAADILLYQTNLVPVGEDQKQHLELSRDIAQRFNGLYGDIFKVPEPFIPKSGARVMSLLEPTKKMSKSDDNRNNVIGLLEDPKSVVKKIKRAVTDSDEPPVVRYDVKEKAGVSNLLDILSAVTGQSIPELEKQFEGKMYGHLKGEVAEAVSGMLSELQERYHRFRNDEAFLQKVMKDGAEKASARAAETLKAVYEAIGFVAKP; encoded by the coding sequence ATGACTAAGCCCATCGTTTTTAGTGGCGCACAGCCCTCAGGTGAATTGACCATTGGCAACTATATGGGGGCATTGCGTCAGTGGGTAAACATGCAGGATGACTATCATTGCATCTACTGCATCGTAGACCAACATGCTATTACCGTGCGTCAGGACGCGCAGCAGCTACGTAAAGCGACGCTGGATACGCTGGCGCTGTACCTGGCATGTGGTATTGATCCTGAAAAGAGCACTATTTTCGTTCAGTCCCATGTGCCGGAACATGCGCAGCTTGGCTGGGCGCTGAACTGCTATACCTATTTCGGCGAGCTGAGCCGTATGACGCAGTTTAAAGATAAATCTGCGCGCTATGCGGAAAACATTAACGCCGGCCTGTTTGATTACCCGGTGCTGATGGCGGCAGACATTCTGTTGTACCAAACCAATCTGGTGCCGGTAGGCGAAGATCAGAAGCAGCATCTGGAACTGAGCCGCGATATCGCCCAGCGTTTTAACGGGCTGTATGGCGATATTTTCAAAGTACCGGAACCGTTTATTCCCAAATCCGGCGCGCGCGTGATGTCGCTGCTGGAGCCGACAAAGAAAATGTCCAAATCGGACGATAACCGTAATAACGTGATCGGCTTGCTGGAAGATCCGAAATCGGTAGTGAAGAAAATCAAACGTGCGGTCACTGACTCCGACGAGCCGCCGGTGGTGCGTTATGATGTGAAAGAGAAAGCGGGTGTCTCTAACCTGCTGGATATTCTTTCCGCCGTGACCGGTCAGAGCATTCCTGAACTGGAAAAACAGTTTGAAGGTAAAATGTATGGCCATTTGAAAGGCGAAGTGGCGGAGGCGGTTTCCGGAATGTTGTCTGAGTTGCAGGAGCGCTATCACCGTTTCCGCAACGACGAAGCGTTCTTGCAGAAGGTGATGAAAGACGGGGCGGAAAAAGCCAGCGCACGTGCGGCCGAAACGCTGAAAGCCGTTTACGAAGCCATTGGCTTTGTGGCGAAACCGTAA
- the dam gene encoding DNA adenine methylase (DNA adenine methylase. (SW:DMA_SALTY)), which yields MKKNRAFLKWAGGKYPLLDDIKRHLPKGECLVEPFVGAGSVFLNTDFSRYILADINSDLISLYNIVKLRTDEYVQASRELFMPETNQAEVYYQLREEFNTCQDPFRRAVLFLYLNRYGYNGLCRYNLRGEFNVPFGRYKRPYFPEAELYHFAEKAQNAFFYCESYADSMARADKSSVVYCDPPYAPLSATANFTAYHTNSFSLTQQAHLAEIAENLVSNRIPVLISNHDTALTREWYQLAKLHVVKVRRSISSNGGTRKKVDELLALYQPGVATPARK from the coding sequence ATGAAAAAAAATCGCGCTTTTTTGAAGTGGGCAGGGGGAAAATACCCTCTGCTTGATGATATCAAACGACATTTGCCAAAAGGCGAGTGCCTTGTCGAACCTTTTGTGGGTGCCGGATCGGTGTTTCTTAACACCGACTTTTCTCGTTATATCCTCGCCGATATCAACAGCGACCTTATTAGCCTCTATAACATCGTGAAGTTACGTACTGACGAGTATGTACAGGCTTCGCGCGAGCTGTTTATGCCTGAAACTAACCAGGCTGAGGTCTATTACCAACTCCGCGAGGAGTTCAACACCTGCCAGGACCCCTTTCGTCGGGCGGTACTGTTTTTATATCTGAACCGCTACGGTTATAACGGACTCTGTCGCTATAACTTACGCGGGGAATTTAATGTACCGTTTGGTCGTTATAAAAGACCTTACTTCCCGGAAGCGGAGTTGTACCACTTTGCAGAAAAAGCGCAGAATGCGTTCTTTTACTGTGAGTCATACGCAGACAGTATGGCGCGTGCGGACAAGTCGTCGGTGGTCTATTGCGATCCGCCTTATGCGCCGTTGTCCGCCACGGCTAACTTCACAGCGTATCACACCAATAGTTTTAGCCTGACGCAACAAGCGCATCTGGCGGAAATCGCTGAGAATCTGGTCAGTAACCGGATACCGGTGCTCATTTCCAACCATGATACGGCGCTCACACGCGAGTGGTATCAACTCGCAAAATTGCATGTCGTCAAAGTTAGACGCAGTATAAGCAGCAACGGCGGCACACGTAAAAAGGTGGACGAACTGCTGGCTCTGTACCAACCAGGAGTCGCAACGCCTGCAAGAAAATAA